The Xiphophorus maculatus strain JP 163 A chromosome 23, X_maculatus-5.0-male, whole genome shotgun sequence genome contains a region encoding:
- the rgs14 gene encoding regulator of G-protein signaling 14 isoform X2 gives MAKNCNSLGIPLAHMSQAVSDGELNMTARGCGGSSSSLPGTPGGDVNSANSVLSWAVSFEKLLEDPHGVCYFTAFLKSEVSAENILFWQECEKFRKIPATSLDQLKAAARSIYGTYLSDSAPYSVNIDDTAKTEEKDLEKPTPDMFNRAQAQIFKLMKMDSYRRFVRSPLYQRCSLASVEGKHLPQLSTEPVRMGSWDDMANKSPASDKKNRKSDSNSLPSGTSVSEKQRQKRGSWGDASNGSGPLKQSNMSIKSTSSVELGSLCRQMENGRPGPTSRDQAAGIGSRMGVEGGYCCVYLPDGSASLAPTRNGQPIKDMLASLCEKRGFPLKDVMIYLHGKDKPLSLDQDCSVLRDQQVSLELRVTFALENAFTGKTVGIMVKSSKTLQDALCSVMQKHHLKPQETAVTMVGSDEPVNLNCSVFRLANKTLRLERARGKEQTIIPRGGSSSPTAQAGSGSGGLEPRSSTQTDRVRTQQRPRFLDMLTRAQCCRVDDQRGLLTKEQLEIPSFLQLSSDQGQNTDDSSVTSSSTTDSKTESGDNADVLAPAPASAPAPASTPAPAPANKSEESSDAPKSESKDLRETTV, from the exons ATGGCGAAGAACTGCAATTCTCTAGGGATTCCTCTTGCCCACATG AGTCAGGCAGTGTCAGATGGAG AGCTGAACATGACTGCGCGGGGCTGCggaggcagcagctccagccTTCCAGGGACCCCAGGAGGGGACGTCAACTCCGCCAACAGTGTGCTGAGCTGGGCCGTCTCTTTTGAGAAGCTGTTGGAAGACCCCCATGGGGTCTGTTACTTTACG GCCTTTTTAAAGTCCGAAGTGAGTGCagagaacattttattctggcaagaatgtgaaaagttcaggaAGATTCCAGCCACATCTTTGGATCAG TTGAAAGCAGCAGCTCGCTCCATCTATGGCACTTACCTGTCTGACAGCGCTCCCTACAGTGTGAACATCGATGACACTGCCAAGACAGAGGAGAAGGATCTGGAGAAACCCACTCCTGACATGTTTAACAGAGCTCAGGCTCAG ATTTTTAAACTGATGAAGATGGACAGCTACCGGCGCTTTGTGCGCTCTCCTCTCTATCAGCGATGCAGCTTGGCAAGTGTAGAAGGTAAACATCTACCTCAGCTCTCGACAGAGCCCGTCCGCATGGGGTCATGGGACGACATGGCCAACAAGAGCCCCGCAAGTGACAAGAAG AACAGGAAGTCCGACTCCAATAGTCTACCAAGTGGTACTAGTGTCTCAGAGAAACAGCGACAGAAAAGAGGATCCTGGGGAG ATGCATCAAACGGCTCAGGTCCTCTGAAGCAGTCAAATATGTCGATCAAATCAACCAGCAGTGTGGAGCTTGGCTCCCTCTGCAGACAGATGGAG AACGGTCGGCCGGGTCCCACCTCCCGCGATCAGGCTGCTGGCATCGGGAGCCGtatgggggtggaggggggttACTGCTGTGTCTACCTGCCCGACGGCAGCGCCTCCCTGGCCCCTACACGTAATGGGCAGCCCATCAAGGACATGCTGGCCAGCCTGTGTGAGAAAAGGGGCTTCCCATTAAAAGACGTGATGATTTACCTTCATGGCAAGGACAAG CCCTTGTCACTGGACCAGGACTGCTCCGTGCTGAGAGATCAACAGGTCTCTCTTGAGCTCAGGGTGACATTTGC GTTGGAGAATGCCTTTACTGGTAAAACAGTGGGAATCATGGTGAAGTCCAGTAAAACACTGCAGGACGCCCTCTGTTCAGTGATGCAAAAGCACCATCTAAAGCCGCAAGAGACAGCGGTAACCATG GTTGGAAGTGACGAGCCTGTGAACCTGAACTGCTCTGTGTTCAGACTAGCCAATAAGACGCTGCGGTTGGAAAGAGCCAGAG GTAAAGAGCAGACCATTATTCCCAGAGGAGGGAGTTCTTCTCCTACTGCACAG GCAGGATCAGGGAGTGGAGGCCTGGAGCCTCGATCATCGACTCAGACCGACAGAGTCCGGACGCAGCAGAGACCCA GATTTCTGGACATGCTGACCAGAGCTCAGTGCTGCAGAGTAGATGACCAGCGAGGCCTTCTGACCAAAGAACAGCTAGAGATCCCTTCATTCCTGCAGCTTTCTTCAGACCAGGGACAGAATACAGACGATTCAAGTGTAACCAGCTCTTCCACTACCGACTCCAAAACAGAGTCAGGGGACAATGCAGATGTTCTGGCTCCGGCTCCAGCTTCGGCTCCAGCTCCGGCTTCaactccagctccagctccagccaATAAATCTGAGGAAAGTTCTGATGCTCCTAAATCTGAATCTAAAGACTTGAGGGAAACAACAGTTTGA
- the rgs14 gene encoding regulator of G-protein signaling 14 isoform X1 yields the protein MAKNCNSLGIPLAHMSQAVSDGELNMTARGCGGSSSSLPGTPGGDVNSANSVLSWAVSFEKLLEDPHGVCYFTAFLKSEVSAENILFWQECEKFRKIPATSLDQLKAAARSIYGTYLSDSAPYSVNIDDTAKTEEKDLEKPTPDMFNRAQAQIFKLMKMDSYRRFVRSPLYQRCSLASVEGKHLPQLSTEPVRMGSWDDMANKSPASDKKNRKSDSNSLPSGTSVSEKQRQKRGSWGDASNGSGPLKQSNMSIKSTSSVELGSLCRQMENGRPGPTSRDQAAGIGSRMGVEGGYCCVYLPDGSASLAPTRNGQPIKDMLASLCEKRGFPLKDVMIYLHGKDKPLSLDQDCSVLRDQQVSLELRVTFALENAFTGKTVGIMVKSSKTLQDALCSVMQKHHLKPQETAVTMVGSDEPVNLNCSVFRLANKTLRLERARGKEQTIIPRGGSSSPTAQAGSGSGGLEPRSSTQTDRVRTQQRPSKNRDMDGFLDMLTRAQCCRVDDQRGLLTKEQLEIPSFLQLSSDQGQNTDDSSVTSSSTTDSKTESGDNADVLAPAPASAPAPASTPAPAPANKSEESSDAPKSESKDLRETTV from the exons ATGGCGAAGAACTGCAATTCTCTAGGGATTCCTCTTGCCCACATG AGTCAGGCAGTGTCAGATGGAG AGCTGAACATGACTGCGCGGGGCTGCggaggcagcagctccagccTTCCAGGGACCCCAGGAGGGGACGTCAACTCCGCCAACAGTGTGCTGAGCTGGGCCGTCTCTTTTGAGAAGCTGTTGGAAGACCCCCATGGGGTCTGTTACTTTACG GCCTTTTTAAAGTCCGAAGTGAGTGCagagaacattttattctggcaagaatgtgaaaagttcaggaAGATTCCAGCCACATCTTTGGATCAG TTGAAAGCAGCAGCTCGCTCCATCTATGGCACTTACCTGTCTGACAGCGCTCCCTACAGTGTGAACATCGATGACACTGCCAAGACAGAGGAGAAGGATCTGGAGAAACCCACTCCTGACATGTTTAACAGAGCTCAGGCTCAG ATTTTTAAACTGATGAAGATGGACAGCTACCGGCGCTTTGTGCGCTCTCCTCTCTATCAGCGATGCAGCTTGGCAAGTGTAGAAGGTAAACATCTACCTCAGCTCTCGACAGAGCCCGTCCGCATGGGGTCATGGGACGACATGGCCAACAAGAGCCCCGCAAGTGACAAGAAG AACAGGAAGTCCGACTCCAATAGTCTACCAAGTGGTACTAGTGTCTCAGAGAAACAGCGACAGAAAAGAGGATCCTGGGGAG ATGCATCAAACGGCTCAGGTCCTCTGAAGCAGTCAAATATGTCGATCAAATCAACCAGCAGTGTGGAGCTTGGCTCCCTCTGCAGACAGATGGAG AACGGTCGGCCGGGTCCCACCTCCCGCGATCAGGCTGCTGGCATCGGGAGCCGtatgggggtggaggggggttACTGCTGTGTCTACCTGCCCGACGGCAGCGCCTCCCTGGCCCCTACACGTAATGGGCAGCCCATCAAGGACATGCTGGCCAGCCTGTGTGAGAAAAGGGGCTTCCCATTAAAAGACGTGATGATTTACCTTCATGGCAAGGACAAG CCCTTGTCACTGGACCAGGACTGCTCCGTGCTGAGAGATCAACAGGTCTCTCTTGAGCTCAGGGTGACATTTGC GTTGGAGAATGCCTTTACTGGTAAAACAGTGGGAATCATGGTGAAGTCCAGTAAAACACTGCAGGACGCCCTCTGTTCAGTGATGCAAAAGCACCATCTAAAGCCGCAAGAGACAGCGGTAACCATG GTTGGAAGTGACGAGCCTGTGAACCTGAACTGCTCTGTGTTCAGACTAGCCAATAAGACGCTGCGGTTGGAAAGAGCCAGAG GTAAAGAGCAGACCATTATTCCCAGAGGAGGGAGTTCTTCTCCTACTGCACAG GCAGGATCAGGGAGTGGAGGCCTGGAGCCTCGATCATCGACTCAGACCGACAGAGTCCGGACGCAGCAGAGACCCAGTAAGAACCGCGACATGGACG GATTTCTGGACATGCTGACCAGAGCTCAGTGCTGCAGAGTAGATGACCAGCGAGGCCTTCTGACCAAAGAACAGCTAGAGATCCCTTCATTCCTGCAGCTTTCTTCAGACCAGGGACAGAATACAGACGATTCAAGTGTAACCAGCTCTTCCACTACCGACTCCAAAACAGAGTCAGGGGACAATGCAGATGTTCTGGCTCCGGCTCCAGCTTCGGCTCCAGCTCCGGCTTCaactccagctccagctccagccaATAAATCTGAGGAAAGTTCTGATGCTCCTAAATCTGAATCTAAAGACTTGAGGGAAACAACAGTTTGA
- the LOC102235273 gene encoding ADP-ribosylation factor-like protein 3 gives MGEAQKGLLSVIEKLKGSTEQEVRIVLLGLDNAGKTTLLKSLASEDVNTITPTQGFNIKSVASHGMKLNVWDIGGQRKIRPFWKKYLENTDLLIYVIDSADKKRFEETGLELSELIDEENLKGVPVLVFANKQDLETASPASEIAEGLNLHTYRDREWQIQACSAVSGEGVQDGMNWICNNIVNKKK, from the exons ATGGGAGAAGCTCAGAAG GGCTTACTCTCTGTCATAGAGAAACTGAAAGGATCCACAGAGCAGGAGGTCAGGATAGTGCTGCTGGGTTTGGACAACGCAGGCAAGACAACACTGTTGAAAAGCCTTGCCTCAGAAGACGTGAACACCATCACACCAACGCAG GGCTTCAACATAAAAAGCGTGGCCTCTCATGGCATGAAACTCAATGTTTGGGACATTGGAGGACAGAGGAAGATCAGACCATTTTGGAAGAAGTATCTGGAAAACACAGACCTCTTG atttatgttATTGACAGCGCAGACAAGAAGAGGTTTGAGGAGACGGGATTG GAGCTGTCTGAGCTGATCGATGAAGAAAATTTAAAGGGTGTTCCAGTGCTCGTCTTCGCTAATAAGCAAGATCTGGAGACAGCGTCACCAGCTAGTGAGATTGCTGAGGGGCTCAACCTGCACACATACCGGGACCGCGAGTGGCAAATTCAGGCATGCTCGGCTGTTTCTGGGGAGGGAGTTCAG GACGGCATGAACTGGATTTGCAACAACATTGTGAACAAGAAGAAGTGA